CATCTTCCAGCAGTTGATCGCACTTGTTCAGCACCAACCAACGCTCACGCAGGGTCAGGGCCGGGCTGAATTTACCCAGCTCGTGGATAATGGTTTCGATCGCCTCCACCGGATCGCTGCCATCCGGCGGCACCATATCAACCAGATGCAGCAGCAACCGCGTGCGCGACAAGTGCTTGAGAAAACGCGTACCCAAACCAGCGCCTTCAGCAGCACCAGCAATCACACCGGGAATATCAGCAATCACAAAGCTGCGCAACTGACCCACATCCACCACACCCAGGTTCGGCACCATGGTGGTAAACGGGTAATCAGCCACTTTCGGCTTGGCCGCAGAGACGGCGCGAATAAAAGTACTCTTGCCCGCGTTCGGCAAGCCGAGCAAACCGACATCGGCCAGCACTTTCAGCTCCAGCTTCAGGTCGCGCTGCTCACCCAGACTGCCATTGGAGGTCTGGCGCGGCGCACGGTTGACGCTGGACTTGTAACGGGTATTACCCAGGCCATGGAAACCGCCCTGAGCCACCAGCAAACGCTGGCCGGGCTCGGTCAGGTCACCAATGATCTCCTGGGTACCGGCGTCGATCACCGTGGTACCGATTGGCACAGGGAGGATCATGTCTTCGCCCT
This genomic stretch from Halopseudomonas pelagia harbors:
- the cgtA gene encoding Obg family GTPase CgtA, with amino-acid sequence MKFVDEVSITVKAGDGGNGCMSFRREKFIPKGGPDGGDGGDGGSIYLEVADNYNTLVDYRYTRRFNAKRGENGSGKDCTGSKGEDMILPVPIGTTVIDAGTQEIIGDLTEPGQRLLVAQGGFHGLGNTRYKSSVNRAPRQTSNGSLGEQRDLKLELKVLADVGLLGLPNAGKSTFIRAVSAAKPKVADYPFTTMVPNLGVVDVGQLRSFVIADIPGVIAGAAEGAGLGTRFLKHLSRTRLLLHLVDMVPPDGSDPVEAIETIIHELGKFSPALTLRERWLVLNKCDQLLEDEQQAMLDDVVERLEWEGPVFVISASEHQGTEELAKAVMNWLDERKLRMLDDEEYAAEVTELDQRIEEEARAHIQELDDRKALRKQGLLNDDEDEDDDEDEEDGPEIIYVH